CAACTGGGCGCGTATGACAGTGCGGCGATCGCCAGGGAAAAATGGATGGGGATGGCAGGGCGCAATGCGTCGTTTGCGGCCTTCCCGGTCCTGACCAGCCAGGCGAGAGTCAACGGCAAGCTCTATCACCGTCTGGCGGTCAGCGGCTTTGCCAGCCGCGCCGATGCCGTGTCGGCCTGTGGTGTGATCCGGTCGCAGCAGAGGCAGTGCTTTGTGCGCGAAACCGCGCCAGGCGCAACGCCGCAACGCTGGGCCGTAGCGTCGCGCGGACGCCAGTCCGCCTCGCGCTGAACCTGCTATCCGCCGCAGCCCACGTCCGCTTCGCTCATGCCATAGTCGGCGGCGGGCATAATCCCCTCGCGCGGCTGTTTGCAACGCGATAGGCTGGATGGGCGCAAAGGGAGGCGGCATGGGGATCATCGGGACAAAGGTGAATGGCTGGACGGGGCTATGCGCCTTGGCGGTGGTGCTGGCGCTGACCGCGGGCTGCGCCAGCCGGACCCATACGCCACGTTCGCGCGAATATTATCGGGGGCCGGTTTCCAGTCACTTCGACGGCGAACGCTTCTTCAATCCGGACGGGGAATCCGGCACGGGTGGCGCGCAGCACGATGGGCGGAAGAATTTCCTGGAAATCGCGCTGGGCAAGGCGGGCCATCATGACTGGCCGAAATCCGTTCCGGTGCATCAGACCGTTCCGCCCCGCCATGTCCAAGGCGACGATTTGCGCGTGACATGGATCGGCCATGCGACAAGCCTGATCCAGACGCAGGGGGTGAATATCCTGATCGATCCCGTCTGGGCGTGGCGGGATTCTCCGGTCCAGTTGGTGGGGCCCAGACGGGTTCGCGAACCAGGCGTAAAGCTGGAGGATTTGCCGCCCATTGACGCCATCCTCATCAGTCATAACCATTATGACCATCTCGATATCGATGCGCTCAAATTCCTCGTCCGGCGGGACAAGGCGCGGATCATCACGGGTCTCGGCAACGACAAGCTGCTATCCTATCACGGGCTGGAGGCCTGGGCGGGGGACTGGGGCAGCGTCGCCCCGCTCAAGCCGGGGATCGATATTATATTGACCCGCGCGCATCACTGGAGCGCGCACTGGATCGACGACAGGGACCGGTCGCTTTGGGTGGGGTTCCGCATCACCCTGCCGGGCGGGGACATATATTATGCGGGCGATACCGGTCCCGGCGACATGCAATGGGCGCCGGAAGCCAAGGGCGCTTCGCCGGTACGGCTCGCTCTGCTGCCGATCGGCCCCTATAAGATGACCGGGCCGCAGACCGGCAATCATATCCTGCCCGAAGAGGCTGTTGCGGCGTTCGGTCAGCTCAATGCCGCCTATGCGCTGGGCGTTCACTGGGGCACGTTCGAACTGGGGGGAGAGCCGATCGACGATCCCCCGCTACGACTGCGCGCAGCGATGGAGGCTCGGCATCTCGACCCGTTCCGCTTTCGCACGCTCGATGCCGGTGAGAGCTGGATGGTCCCCGCCCTAAGCCGGTGAAGACGGACTGAGCCTGCGGTTTCTCCGGCGTCAGCAACCAACGCAGAGGACCGGCAAAGATCGTGCCGGGGTGAAAGTCGCGCCCCGGTTCTTTCGCGGATCGAATGTCCATCGCTGATCCATCGAGGCTCCATCGATGCCAGTCACCTGGAATGGATCATCCATTGAGGGAAGAAGTCATGAC
This genomic stretch from Sphingobium sp. BYY-5 harbors:
- a CDS encoding MBL fold metallo-hydrolase, which codes for MGAKGGGMGIIGTKVNGWTGLCALAVVLALTAGCASRTHTPRSREYYRGPVSSHFDGERFFNPDGESGTGGAQHDGRKNFLEIALGKAGHHDWPKSVPVHQTVPPRHVQGDDLRVTWIGHATSLIQTQGVNILIDPVWAWRDSPVQLVGPRRVREPGVKLEDLPPIDAILISHNHYDHLDIDALKFLVRRDKARIITGLGNDKLLSYHGLEAWAGDWGSVAPLKPGIDIILTRAHHWSAHWIDDRDRSLWVGFRITLPGGDIYYAGDTGPGDMQWAPEAKGASPVRLALLPIGPYKMTGPQTGNHILPEEAVAAFGQLNAAYALGVHWGTFELGGEPIDDPPLRLRAAMEARHLDPFRFRTLDAGESWMVPALSR